AAGCTCATTGCCGAAATGGCCAAGTACCACGAGGAACTCGCTAAAGCCGGTGTTTTGCTCGACGCCTCCGGTCTTCAACCCACCTCGCACGGATGGCGCGTGAAGTACTCCGGCGACAACCAGATCATCACCGACGGACCCTTCGCGGAAACGAAGGAACTCATTGCCGGGTACACCCTCATTCGCGTCAACTCGCGCGAGGAAGCTCTCCACTGGATCAACCGTTTTCCGAATCCGTCGATGGACGGCGGCGAAGCCCAAGTTGAAGTCCGCCAGTTGAAGGAACTCGAAGACTTTGGCCCAAGTGAGGCAATCAGGAAGTTCCAGGAACTCGAACTCGCGTCACAGAAATAACTGCACGGAGCAAGCGTATGAAGAAAGTCATCTCCCTCGACGGTACCGCCATCGCCTACGATGTCACCGGCAGCGGTCCCCCACTCATCCTCATCGACGGCGCTCTTTGCAGCCGCAACTTCGGTCCAATGCCGGAACTCGCCCAGCTTCTCGCTCCCTATTTCACCGTCTACACCTACGATCGCCGCGGACGTGGTGACAGCGGCGAT
This region of Terriglobales bacterium genomic DNA includes:
- a CDS encoding YciI family protein, whose translation is MRFMIMVKANQQTEANAIPSEKLIAEMAKYHEELAKAGVLLDASGLQPTSHGWRVKYSGDNQIITDGPFAETKELIAGYTLIRVNSREEALHWINRFPNPSMDGGEAQVEVRQLKELEDFGPSEAIRKFQELELASQK